The Gouania willdenowi chromosome 7, fGouWil2.1, whole genome shotgun sequence genome includes a window with the following:
- the rpl32 gene encoding large ribosomal subunit protein eL32, translated as MAAIRPLTKPKIVKKRTKKFIRHQSDRYVKIAKNWRKPRGIDNRVRRRFKGQMLMPNIGYGSNKKTKYMLPSGFKKFLVHNVKELEVLMMSNKTHCAEIAHNISSKNRKLIVERAAQLAIKITNPNARLRSEENE; from the exons ATGGCAGCCATCAGACCTTTGACGAAACCTAAGATCGTCAAGAAGCGAACCAAGAAGTTTATCCGTCACCAATCTGACCGATATGTCAAGATTGCG AAAAACTGGCGTAAGCCCAGAGGTATTGACAACAGGGTTCGTCGTAGGTTCAAGGGTCAGATGCTGATGCCCAATATTGGTTATGGTAGCAACAAAAAGACCAAGTACATGCTGCCATCTGGATTCAAGAAGTTCCTCGTGCACAATGTTAAGGAGCTGGAGGTCCTGATGATGAGCAACAA GACTCACTGTGCTGAGATCGCCCACAATATCTCCTCCAAGAACAGAAAGCTGATTGTGGAGAGGGCAGCTCAGTTGGCCATCAAGATCACCAACCCCAACGCCAGACTTAGGAGCGAAGAGAATGAATAA